A single genomic interval of bacterium harbors:
- a CDS encoding sigma 54-interacting transcriptional regulator yields the protein MDKKPKKILESILLPFILVFLTIFLTHMGMQTQFIDQELDKLTSNSMVAQMQFIRNHFLTDEVRNPLLVLQYVADSIFPGILHGASGDQNFFSPYLKRLRNDLNLDHIALYDLEGKILDQKVLSSHYEKADLTEFQNLIKQGKVTREIFGFDKADQGLVLKIIFPVHGFQEETVGYLSAIRSLGSHFFQKIQQPSNLDILLFKDEHAVFSTIPAKTGEPLSIPPEIQKKVLKANEESQQSVERIFIFGTQYYAVSFPFQNLRGKTVGTLMLVAGLDAKAQSLKKIVLYLLWAGVIGIILLISFGFLISKGITTPLERLIQATHRVSAGDLNTRARIQSHRELITLSQAFNTMTENLQHTLVSKNYFHTIIDTINDLLIIISPEQTITFVNQATLRVLGYDRAELIGKPIGFLFHKDYPVREMDLNVLAQQGTIEDYSCGLVTKSGESIPVSFSGWPMLDEQKRLSEIVGIARDIREKAEAERKIKEERDKLNTLINTINDLIFIRDSQGKVIFISHAVQDILGYSPQEFTSLPYEAVLSSNPINQSFLESPTRLCTRGEDVEPYWTEFLARDGKRLILEINEAPLLGKKGEVIQIMGVGRDISERKKLEEQLREWQEKQAKMSDETYRFGNIIGKSRKMQEIYELIKIVSQSNSTVLIQGESGTGKELIAQAIHCQSPRRDHPFIEVTCSVLSEQLLESELFGHVKGAFTGAIADKPGRFEQADGGTIFLDEIGEVSLNEQVKLLRVVQEREVVRVGGNKRIKVNVRIIAATNKNLKEAVAQGSFREDLYYRLNVVPVLVPPLRERKEDLPLMVNHFIQKMNKKIGKEITGISQKALNILWKEDWPGNVRQLENTIEYAVVRCRDQEIKVRDLPSDIHGIHSEDTTSVQDLLANVQKSALIDVLEDCQWNMTQAAQKLNISRTTLWRKIRKYDVAKPDNLGSALS from the coding sequence ATGGATAAGAAGCCAAAAAAAATATTAGAAAGCATCCTGCTGCCTTTCATTCTGGTGTTTCTCACGATTTTTTTGACTCATATGGGTATGCAAACCCAATTTATCGACCAGGAACTGGATAAGCTGACCAGTAACAGTATGGTAGCTCAGATGCAATTCATCAGGAATCATTTCCTGACTGACGAGGTGCGAAATCCGCTCCTGGTTCTCCAATATGTGGCTGATTCTATCTTTCCGGGCATTCTGCACGGCGCATCCGGGGATCAAAATTTTTTTTCACCCTACTTGAAGAGGCTGAGAAACGATCTGAACCTGGACCATATAGCTCTCTATGACTTGGAGGGGAAAATACTGGACCAGAAAGTATTATCTTCACATTATGAAAAAGCGGACCTGACCGAATTCCAGAATCTGATCAAACAGGGAAAGGTTACCAGGGAGATTTTTGGATTTGATAAAGCCGACCAGGGTCTGGTCTTGAAAATAATTTTTCCCGTTCACGGTTTCCAGGAGGAGACTGTGGGATACCTGTCAGCCATCCGCTCCCTGGGCAGCCATTTTTTTCAGAAAATCCAGCAGCCTTCCAATCTGGACATCCTGCTCTTCAAAGATGAGCATGCTGTTTTCAGTACCATTCCTGCCAAAACAGGTGAGCCGCTTTCTATCCCTCCCGAGATTCAAAAAAAGGTTCTCAAGGCCAATGAAGAATCACAGCAATCAGTTGAACGTATTTTTATCTTCGGCACCCAATATTATGCTGTTTCTTTTCCTTTCCAAAACCTGCGGGGGAAGACCGTAGGAACTCTCATGCTGGTAGCCGGTCTGGATGCAAAAGCGCAAAGCCTGAAAAAGATTGTCCTGTATCTCCTGTGGGCTGGCGTGATCGGGATCATCTTGCTGATATCTTTTGGATTTCTCATCAGCAAGGGGATAACTACCCCGCTTGAAAGACTCATCCAGGCCACACACCGGGTATCAGCCGGAGACCTGAATACCAGAGCCAGGATACAGTCTCACCGGGAGCTCATTACTTTGTCACAGGCATTCAATACCATGACTGAAAATTTGCAGCATACGCTGGTTTCCAAAAACTATTTCCATACTATTATTGATACCATCAATGACCTTCTGATCATTATTTCTCCTGAACAGACTATCACCTTTGTCAACCAGGCAACTCTGCGGGTGTTAGGGTACGATAGAGCGGAATTGATCGGCAAACCGATTGGTTTTCTTTTCCACAAGGATTACCCTGTGAGAGAAATGGATCTCAATGTGCTCGCTCAACAGGGAACGATCGAAGACTATTCCTGCGGCCTGGTAACGAAATCGGGTGAATCCATCCCGGTGAGCTTTTCGGGATGGCCTATGCTGGATGAACAAAAGCGGCTTTCGGAAATCGTCGGCATTGCCCGGGATATCCGGGAAAAAGCGGAGGCTGAGCGAAAGATCAAAGAGGAGCGTGATAAATTGAATACCCTGATCAATACGATCAATGATCTTATTTTTATCCGTGACTCTCAGGGGAAGGTGATCTTTATCAGCCATGCTGTGCAGGACATCCTCGGCTACTCTCCACAGGAGTTTACCAGCCTGCCCTATGAGGCGGTTCTCAGCTCGAATCCGATTAACCAGAGTTTTCTGGAATCACCTACCCGCCTGTGCACCAGGGGGGAAGATGTTGAGCCCTATTGGACTGAATTTCTGGCCCGCGATGGCAAGCGGCTTATCCTGGAGATCAATGAAGCCCCTTTACTGGGGAAAAAGGGAGAAGTCATCCAGATCATGGGCGTTGGCCGGGACATTTCAGAGAGAAAAAAATTGGAAGAGCAGTTGCGGGAGTGGCAGGAAAAACAGGCAAAAATGTCCGATGAAACCTACCGGTTCGGCAATATTATCGGCAAGAGCCGGAAGATGCAGGAAATCTATGAATTAATCAAAATAGTTTCCCAAAGTAATAGTACTGTTTTGATCCAGGGGGAAAGCGGAACCGGAAAGGAGTTAATCGCTCAGGCCATTCACTGTCAGAGCCCCCGCCGGGATCATCCCTTCATCGAGGTGACCTGTTCGGTGTTGTCTGAGCAATTGCTGGAAAGTGAGTTGTTCGGGCATGTCAAAGGCGCTTTCACCGGCGCTATCGCGGATAAGCCCGGTCGGTTCGAGCAGGCGGACGGAGGGACCATTTTTCTCGATGAGATAGGCGAGGTCAGCCTGAACGAGCAGGTTAAGTTGCTCCGTGTTGTCCAGGAGCGGGAGGTTGTGCGTGTGGGGGGAAATAAACGGATTAAAGTCAATGTCCGGATCATTGCCGCCACCAATAAAAATTTAAAAGAAGCCGTAGCTCAGGGTTCTTTCCGGGAAGATCTCTACTACCGGCTGAATGTAGTGCCGGTCCTGGTACCGCCGCTACGGGAGAGGAAAGAGGATTTACCGCTTATGGTGAATCATTTCATTCAGAAGATGAATAAGAAAATCGGCAAGGAGATTACCGGCATTTCCCAGAAGGCCCTGAACATCCTGTGGAAAGAGGACTGGCCGGGAAACGTCCGTCAGTTGGAAAACACTATCGAGTATGCTGTGGTCCGCTGCCGGGATCAGGAAATAAAGGTGAGGGATCTTCCATCGGATATCCATGGCATCCACTCAGAGGATACCACCTCGGTGCAGGATCTTCTGGCCAACGTCCAGAAATCAGCGCTGATCGATGTTCTGGAGGACTGTCAATGGAACATGACCCAGGCAGCTCAAAAATTAAACATCAGCCGGACCACGCTCTGGCGAAAGATACGCAAGTACGATGTGGCCAAACCCGATAACCTTGGGTCCGCTCTCAGTTAG
- a CDS encoding energy-coupling factor ABC transporter permease: protein MHAPDGFYSDSLCLVVDMACAGVLAYSLKKAWKRINTNEVLLASAVGAFCFALEMANFEVTRGSSCHFMGGVFASIVLGPYLATLVMTLAHLIQAFVFQDGGIMAIGPNLLTIVLVSTFGGYYLYAQLKNLVIEPYGCYISAFLSAWLTLLITSLTVCGMLSICGIEKFSATISPMLGPHVEVGIAEGVLTILLMVGIQALTSSPIEDREISPGSARKVAWALLGMAFVVSLAISPFASRSAEGLKIFALNRIHLHSQKIIIPYQAPIPDYHLPGIGNQKVAKILGGTLGTIITFFLCFFGCSTIKERVHMNDLRSHP, encoded by the coding sequence GTGCATGCACCGGATGGATTCTATAGTGACAGCCTGTGCCTGGTCGTGGATATGGCCTGTGCGGGAGTTCTGGCCTACAGCTTGAAAAAAGCCTGGAAGCGGATCAATACCAACGAAGTTTTACTGGCCAGTGCCGTAGGAGCCTTTTGCTTTGCTCTGGAGATGGCCAACTTTGAGGTTACCCGAGGCTCTTCCTGCCATTTCATGGGAGGTGTTTTTGCCTCCATTGTCCTTGGTCCCTACCTGGCTACACTGGTCATGACCCTGGCTCATCTTATCCAGGCCTTTGTTTTCCAGGATGGAGGAATTATGGCTATAGGACCCAATCTGCTGACTATTGTCCTGGTCAGCACCTTTGGGGGATACTATCTCTATGCTCAATTAAAGAATCTGGTTATCGAGCCGTATGGATGTTATATCAGCGCATTTCTTTCAGCCTGGCTCACCCTGCTGATCACCAGCCTGACGGTATGCGGAATGCTGTCGATCTGCGGAATTGAGAAATTTTCAGCCACGATCAGTCCCATGCTCGGTCCCCATGTCGAGGTGGGCATTGCCGAAGGAGTGCTGACCATCCTTCTCATGGTGGGGATTCAGGCGTTGACTTCAAGCCCCATCGAAGACCGGGAAATATCACCCGGATCAGCCCGGAAGGTTGCCTGGGCTTTGCTGGGTATGGCTTTTGTGGTCAGCCTGGCTATCTCCCCGTTTGCTTCCCGGTCTGCAGAGGGGCTGAAGATATTTGCCTTGAACCGCATTCACTTACACTCACAGAAAATCATCATCCCCTACCAGGCACCGATTCCCGATTATCATCTGCCGGGAATCGGGAACCAGAAAGTAGCCAAAATACTTGGAGGAACACTCGGTACAATTATTACCTTTTTTCTCTGTTTTTTTGGATGCTCCACAATAAAAGAACGGGTTCATATGAATGATCTGAGGAGCCATCCATGA
- a CDS encoding carboxypeptidase-like regulatory domain-containing protein has product MHERKLLFAALFVTMVSFCALWGCGGGSSSSTTDSGSNSQHEDAYTGYVYAPVSSGQSLFRLYNLTDTSTEEGVLVLDSPAQAPAGYEPLVGCKVVLPDGTEATTDAYGRFGFARIPFTSSDRGMPLIIDPQGSNHPRLAQVIVPLVVPRRGTAADLVDSEDLRLVVRPASLLLSKGSRFLYHAFWVDDSQGAVYQVLPDDVTWSVGGEGGRIIGTISSGGLFLATGLGKGQVVATARVNSRQMTASSEIEVIDRLQVSRIYGLVTDAFQNPVEGVIIFVAGFENGVVTGCQGDYLIPRVPTGESLTLTFIYRGIVVRTLKDVVLEHGEAKEINVSLDTFHETGRLFFRGGQVILSVEGLAGPLSTDEFPQTKEYELLGVAEVYPDIYQQLQQDPSVGIPAIVEGTPNYSSSQVGSLLPQVHLTSLQVLAIEQNAPVETLQGEISWQNGEAYFRGTGRGQNSGSGQLKVDGLGVFSRIQAKIQNSPGTWFAVKVIGRIDRLSRIITLLNISMVEKFFQEEGEIYYNPDISPQGAILMEPAAAGSGQTEGQQPYLLLNVRAVSPEICDLLTSFPNKRFSGQVSGFELDESGSDFLPVSVSRIQLFSEAGYLLHKRGKIWSDTTGQIRFSPSLSLGAGEEVYILNGVSEFDEIQATLEQFPGRVYLCYLSGEISQGGDEITVSQLELLGPDEEPQGDGAGLRGDGIAYYKIDNGAVQGYRYLYQKIMSNGYIDGNLYELSNIRPGSEIADTLKAQPGQIFQVTLNYSDIPNNGQQNNVRPGPTRLIVNKIDIVKNGDPLFQVSGELIYHSWENILEMVATSPAFPAGSRQSFILDKVPNGILSDLMSHPDRFISVTGIIQVFQQGQRSIRDPLKAKALNLEIEEDLD; this is encoded by the coding sequence ATGCACGAGAGAAAGCTCCTGTTTGCTGCTTTGTTTGTTACCATGGTTTCATTCTGTGCTCTATGGGGATGCGGAGGGGGAAGCTCTTCATCAACCACTGACTCAGGATCGAATAGCCAGCATGAGGATGCCTATACAGGCTATGTTTATGCCCCTGTTTCATCAGGTCAATCACTGTTCAGGCTCTATAATCTTACCGATACCAGTACGGAAGAGGGAGTATTGGTTCTGGACAGTCCTGCTCAGGCCCCGGCTGGATACGAACCGTTAGTAGGCTGCAAGGTTGTTCTTCCCGATGGCACTGAAGCCACGACGGATGCCTATGGCCGGTTCGGGTTTGCCCGAATACCCTTTACCAGCTCCGACAGGGGGATGCCCCTGATAATAGATCCGCAGGGTTCAAATCACCCCCGTCTGGCGCAGGTAATTGTCCCGCTCGTTGTTCCCCGCCGGGGAACTGCTGCTGACCTTGTGGACAGCGAGGACCTTCGGCTGGTGGTCAGGCCTGCTTCGCTGCTGTTATCCAAGGGATCGAGGTTTCTCTATCATGCTTTTTGGGTTGACGACAGCCAGGGGGCCGTATATCAGGTTCTTCCGGATGATGTCACCTGGTCAGTCGGCGGCGAGGGGGGAAGAATTATCGGCACTATTTCCTCCGGCGGGCTTTTCCTGGCTACCGGCCTTGGCAAAGGGCAGGTTGTGGCTACAGCAAGGGTCAATTCCCGGCAGATGACAGCCTCCAGTGAGATAGAAGTTATCGACAGGCTGCAGGTATCCCGGATATACGGCCTGGTTACCGATGCCTTTCAAAATCCTGTCGAGGGAGTAATCATCTTTGTGGCCGGGTTTGAAAACGGTGTGGTTACCGGATGTCAGGGCGATTATCTCATTCCCCGTGTTCCCACCGGCGAGAGTCTGACCCTGACCTTTATCTACCGGGGTATCGTGGTCAGGACCCTGAAGGACGTTGTGTTAGAGCATGGAGAGGCAAAGGAAATCAATGTGAGCCTCGATACTTTCCATGAAACCGGCAGGCTTTTCTTCCGTGGGGGCCAGGTAATCCTGTCGGTCGAAGGATTGGCGGGACCGCTTTCAACCGATGAATTTCCGCAAACCAAAGAATACGAACTGCTGGGGGTAGCTGAAGTCTATCCGGATATCTATCAGCAGCTTCAGCAGGACCCGTCCGTGGGTATCCCGGCTATAGTGGAAGGAACCCCGAACTATTCTTCATCGCAGGTCGGCAGCCTCCTTCCCCAGGTGCACCTCACTTCTCTCCAGGTTCTGGCCATAGAGCAGAATGCTCCTGTGGAGACCCTGCAAGGGGAAATCTCCTGGCAGAATGGAGAGGCGTATTTCCGGGGAACAGGCAGAGGCCAGAACTCAGGCTCCGGTCAACTGAAAGTAGACGGCCTCGGGGTCTTTTCCCGGATCCAGGCCAAAATACAGAACTCTCCCGGCACCTGGTTTGCTGTCAAAGTCATTGGCCGGATTGACCGCCTGAGCCGGATTATTACCCTCCTTAATATCAGCATGGTCGAAAAGTTTTTCCAGGAAGAGGGGGAAATATACTATAATCCGGATATTTCACCGCAAGGGGCCATTCTGATGGAACCTGCTGCCGCAGGCTCCGGTCAGACAGAGGGACAACAGCCTTACCTTCTCCTCAATGTCAGGGCAGTCTCACCGGAGATTTGTGACCTGCTGACATCTTTTCCGAACAAGCGCTTTTCCGGCCAGGTTTCCGGCTTTGAGCTCGATGAGTCCGGCTCTGATTTCCTGCCGGTCAGCGTGTCCCGTATCCAATTGTTTTCAGAGGCAGGTTATCTGCTGCACAAGCGGGGGAAGATATGGTCTGATACCACGGGTCAGATCCGGTTCTCTCCATCCCTTTCGCTGGGGGCTGGTGAAGAAGTGTACATCCTGAACGGGGTTTCGGAGTTTGATGAAATTCAGGCTACCCTGGAGCAATTTCCCGGCAGAGTATATCTTTGCTACCTGTCCGGAGAGATCAGCCAGGGAGGTGATGAAATCACCGTCTCACAACTGGAGCTGCTTGGCCCGGATGAAGAGCCGCAAGGGGACGGAGCGGGACTGCGGGGTGATGGAATTGCCTATTACAAAATCGATAACGGCGCGGTCCAGGGCTACCGGTATCTGTACCAGAAGATCATGTCGAATGGGTACATTGACGGTAATCTGTATGAGTTGAGCAACATTCGGCCAGGCAGCGAAATCGCCGATACCTTGAAGGCACAACCGGGGCAGATTTTCCAGGTCACCCTGAATTATTCTGATATCCCAAATAACGGGCAGCAGAATAACGTCCGACCGGGTCCAACCCGGCTGATCGTCAACAAGATAGATATTGTGAAAAATGGAGATCCGCTGTTTCAGGTTTCCGGAGAGCTGATTTATCACTCCTGGGAAAACATTCTGGAGATGGTGGCTACCTCCCCCGCTTTCCCGGCGGGAAGCCGGCAAAGCTTCATCCTTGACAAGGTGCCGAACGGTATTTTAAGTGACCTCATGAGTCATCCGGACCGCTTTATCTCGGTTACCGGCATCATCCAGGTATTCCAGCAGGGACAGCGCTCCATCCGTGATCCCCTGAAAGCCAAGGCCCTCAATCTGGAGATTGAGGAAGACCTGGATTAG
- a CDS encoding Rieske 2Fe-2S domain-containing protein yields the protein MELAKSEVEVEVEVEEVEVAAEAEPVKTQKPYLAITRRIFLDILGKGIFGAIAGAFIYPIIRYLMPPQRSARNSSVVEVSAAEVTMGKSKIINYKETPTIVINTASGLVALSAVCTHLGCIVQWDESSQEIVCPCHGAKYDLNGNVKSGPAPKPLTIVKATLNNDKILVGEA from the coding sequence ATGGAATTAGCTAAGTCGGAAGTGGAAGTAGAAGTAGAAGTGGAAGAAGTGGAAGTAGCAGCTGAAGCTGAGCCGGTAAAAACGCAGAAACCTTATCTTGCAATTACTCGAAGGATATTCCTGGATATCCTGGGCAAGGGAATTTTCGGAGCTATAGCCGGGGCATTCATTTACCCGATAATTCGATATCTGATGCCTCCCCAGAGATCAGCCCGAAATTCAAGTGTTGTGGAAGTCAGTGCAGCCGAGGTCACCATGGGAAAGTCCAAGATTATCAATTATAAAGAAACTCCTACTATTGTCATTAACACAGCCAGTGGCCTTGTTGCCCTCTCGGCTGTATGCACCCACCTGGGATGCATCGTACAGTGGGATGAAAGCAGTCAGGAAATCGTCTGCCCATGTCATGGTGCAAAATATGACCTGAACGGAAATGTAAAATCCGGTCCTGCGCCAAAACCTCTGACCATAGTAAAGGCAACTCTGAACAACGATAAGATACTCGTCGGAGAGGCTTGA